One window of the Campylobacter concisus genome contains the following:
- a CDS encoding ArsS family sensor histidine kinase, whose translation MRNISIIKLISFFFFAALITVNLAFFIESKKQIRDAEYHTYERFMLGMRIRGQVEGNAAKQLAQIGLKSSELDPIKIRQGGEKIYSDSYADMIRYNKKFYFVPRFSSIDPKMFSRIMDAAGLNISSKDDIAKNDVPLENLEEISSNGIWVLWLVVNIVMVAFFIVVLKKLLRLRNLKNMIRRAGEEDKFRLIKVEANDEIGQIAGEFNTTMQKIDAIKQARALFLRNILHEFRNPIMKGRIMADMIAEILQDDKAGDRLKQIFIRLEMILGEVVKVEKLVSSEWELKKNKHRVIDIVDHSVDMLLLKDTSRIDVLADGEISAVEVDFELYATGVKNLIDNALKYSSDKVIVRIDKNALCISSVGDELEQERLEFDRAFNRRVETSNSGLGLGLYIANQIFKKHGHALKYKHEDGINIFMICFGE comes from the coding sequence ATGCGTAATATATCTATCATAAAACTCATATCTTTTTTCTTTTTTGCCGCGCTCATTACGGTAAATTTGGCATTTTTTATCGAATCAAAAAAGCAGATTAGAGACGCAGAGTATCATACTTATGAGCGCTTTATGCTGGGTATGCGTATACGAGGACAAGTAGAAGGCAACGCGGCTAAACAACTAGCGCAAATAGGTCTTAAAAGTAGCGAGCTTGATCCTATTAAGATCAGGCAAGGCGGAGAGAAAATTTATAGCGACTCGTATGCTGATATGATAAGGTATAACAAAAAGTTTTATTTTGTGCCTAGATTTTCTTCTATCGATCCAAAAATGTTTTCACGCATTATGGATGCGGCAGGGCTTAATATATCAAGCAAAGATGACATAGCAAAAAACGATGTGCCTTTAGAAAATTTAGAAGAAATTTCTTCAAATGGCATTTGGGTGCTTTGGCTCGTAGTAAATATAGTAATGGTCGCATTTTTTATAGTCGTTTTGAAAAAACTGCTAAGGCTTAGAAATTTAAAAAATATGATAAGAAGAGCAGGCGAGGAGGATAAATTTAGGCTGATAAAAGTAGAGGCAAACGACGAAATAGGCCAAATCGCTGGCGAATTTAACACGACTATGCAAAAGATAGACGCCATAAAACAGGCTAGAGCGCTCTTTTTGCGTAATATCTTGCATGAATTTCGCAACCCGATAATGAAAGGGCGGATCATGGCGGATATGATCGCTGAAATTTTACAAGACGATAAGGCGGGAGACAGGTTAAAACAAATTTTTATAAGGCTAGAGATGATACTAGGCGAGGTTGTCAAGGTCGAAAAACTAGTATCGAGCGAGTGGGAGCTTAAAAAGAACAAACACCGAGTCATAGACATCGTAGATCACTCGGTAGATATGCTTTTGCTAAAAGATACAAGCCGCATAGATGTGCTAGCAGATGGTGAGATAAGCGCTGTTGAGGTTGATTTTGAGCTTTATGCGACCGGAGTTAAAAATTTGATCGATAATGCCTTAAAATACTCAAGCGACAAAGTCATCGTAAGGATAGATAAAAATGCTCTGTGCATCAGCAGCGTGGGAGACGAGCTTGAGCAAGAAAGACTTGAGTTTGATAGGGCGTTTAATAGAAGAGTAGAAACTTCAAATTCTGGACTTGGACTTGGACTTTACATAGCAAATCAAATTTTTAAAAAGCACGGCCATGCCCTAAAATACAAACACGAAGATGGTATAAATATTTTTATGATATGTTTTGGGGAGTGA
- a CDS encoding response regulator transcription factor gives MIEVLLIEDDLELAELLKYALAKSEISVAIVTNPLEGLRILNEKNTFDALVLDLGLPDMDGLEVCKQVRHSYPSLPIIISSARSETLDKIKGFELGADDYMAKPYEPIELAFRLRAILRRGIQAGNDSKTFCVDKQRRTILKNGEVIALTKAEFDIFIYLYEKEGIVVSREDILLNLGQAKFQSGLKSIDVAIGRLRQKIGDDPKNPHFIHPVRGIGYKFINA, from the coding sequence ATGATAGAAGTTTTACTTATAGAAGACGACCTTGAACTAGCCGAGCTTTTAAAATATGCACTTGCAAAAAGCGAGATAAGCGTAGCCATAGTCACAAACCCGCTTGAGGGACTTAGAATTTTAAATGAGAAAAATACCTTTGATGCATTGGTACTTGACCTTGGCTTGCCTGATATGGACGGCCTTGAGGTGTGCAAGCAGGTAAGGCATAGCTACCCGTCGCTACCTATCATCATCTCATCGGCTCGCAGCGAAACGCTAGATAAGATAAAGGGCTTTGAGCTTGGGGCGGACGACTACATGGCAAAGCCCTATGAGCCAATAGAGCTTGCATTTAGGCTAAGGGCGATACTTCGCCGAGGGATACAAGCCGGCAATGACTCCAAAACCTTTTGCGTAGATAAACAAAGACGCACCATATTAAAAAATGGAGAAGTCATAGCGCTTACAAAGGCAGAATTTGACATCTTTATCTACCTTTATGAAAAAGAGGGGATAGTCGTATCAAGAGAGGATATTTTGTTAAATTTAGGTCAGGCTAAATTTCAAAGCGGGCTAAAAAGTATCGACGTAGCCATAGGGCGCTTGCGCCAAAAGATAGGAGACGACCCTAAAAATCCACACTTCATCCACCCCGTGCGCGGTATAGGGTATAAATTTATCAATGCGTAA